The DNA segment GTCAGTTTCCAGTACATAGGTGGTTTCGCTGCGGATCACTTCGCGCACGTCTTCAACGCTGGCGCGGGTGATGGTGAAATGAATATTGTGCTCAAGCAGCGGCGCATAAGCCTTTTGCAGCAGGCTGTGCAGGGCGGCAGCGTCAGACTCATTGGCAAGACGAATACGATGGCTCATCTTCAGCTCCTCAGGCCAGCGCAACGCTGGTGGTGGCTAATAACTCCAGTGACCGCAGGCGCGCCTGGGGCTGCGCCAGCGGCGTATCAATCACAAATTCTTCGATGCCGTACTGCGCCTGAAGGGCTTCCAGCTGACGATGAACATCCTCACCGGTGCCATGCAGCACGGCGGACTTACGCTCTTCAATCTCATGGGAAGCGGCTTTCGACTGGCGGGTGTATAACTCGGCCTGTTCCAGACTGCCGACGTTAACGCTCTGGCCGTCGCTGCCGGTCACGCGATATCGCTGGCTGTTGTCCACCAGACTCGCGGCTTTGGCGGCGGTTTCGGCGACGATCACCGGCACCGCGAGCAGAGCACGTTTTCCGTTGCTGTCGTGGGAATACGCGGAAAGGGCGCGGGAGATATCTCGCTCATCGGCATTGAGATGCGCGGCAAAAACAAAGCTCCAGCCGAGGCTCGCCGCCAGACGTGCGCTTTGCTCGCTGGCACCTAACAGAAAGCGCGAAGCCGTCTGCGGCGGTTGCGGCGTGGCTGAAAGCCGGTCATCACCCTTGCCGCGAACCGGCACGGAAAGCCAGTCATCCAGCTGGCGCAGTTGTTCTGCAAAATCCCCTTTACGAGCCGGATCCACCGCGTATTGCAGCGCGTTAGTGGAAAGCGGTAAACCGCCCGGCGCTTTACCAATACCAAGATCAACGCGTCCCGGCGCGAGCGAGGCCAGCTGATTGAAATTCTCGGCGACTTTGAACGGGCTGTAATGTTGCAACATCACTCCCCCCGAACCGACTCTCAGCCGCTGGGTGTGCGCGAGGATCCACGCGATGACTATCTCGGGAGACGAGATCGCCAGTTTGTCAGTGTTGTGATGCTCTGCCAGCCAGAAGCGGTGATAGCCCCAACGTTCAGCTTTCTGCGCCAGTTCCAGCGTTCGCCGCAGCGCCCCGGCGGCATCTTCGTGATCGTCTAGCGGACTTTTTTCCAGCAAACTTAAACGGTATCCCATCGTTATCCCTTTTTTTGACACACTCTGTTAACAAGGATTATTGAAGTCAGGGAGGGGGGATGTAAAAGAACAATAGTAGCTATTCAAGTGCGGGAAATGAGATAGGGGGAGGTGCAGAGGCGGCCGGGAGGGGGATAGCAAACCAACCGGAATATGACTTGCTTACATCAGTGATTAAAAATCACAACAGCTCAATCCCAGATGTGAGAAATAAACGAGAAAATTTCATGGCGCAAAGCATGCGCCCCTTTATTAGTGAACAATAAGATATTAAAAACGCCAGGCGCCTCACCATTTTATGGGACATCACTGGTGTGGTTTTATTTCAGTATGCAGCAATAAACAGTTTTTCTTATGAGTGAGTTTTTAAATTTTTAGTTTTGCCTTGTAATTATTCATTCCGTCATCTACTACTTAGTGGGAGTGAGAACCCGTTGTTTATCGGCGAGTTTATTGCTTAACAGGGTTATTATAAACAGGCGTAGGGTTAGCCGACATTCGATATTTTTACTGGGTAAAATTTAATCAGAGGCTTAAATGAAAAAACATCATGCTTTGCTGGCTGTGGCTTTGACGGCGTTTATCTCTTCCAGCGCTTTTTCTGCTCAACTGCTGAAAAAAGTCGATTTTGAGAAAGTGGAATCTCAGTATACAAAAGTGGGTTCCGTCACGACATCCAACAAAACGTCGCAATCCGGTGCTATAGAAGATCTCTCTAAAAAAGCCGATAAAAAAGGCGGCGACGTATTCGTATTAACATCGGGTAATACCAATAATAAAATCCACGGCACCGCCGATGTTTATAAGAAAAAGTAATTCTTTATTCCAGAATTAACGCACGACTAAATGCCCATTTAGCGATGGGCATTTTATGTATGTTTATTTAAAAGCAACCACTCTTCCTGCCTCCTTCGAAGCAAACCCACTCAGTGTCTTACTTTAAAATGATGAGATGGCGCGATTTTGCGCCGCACGCCCCCATCACATTTCCCTCCTGATCCCACATTTATCCAGATCTCCGTAGGATTTTCATCGTTTATTCCTACAAAATTCCTCGTACTTTAATGTTACGGAAACGTTAACTGACGAGGCAAAAAATGAACATGACATCCGAACAGTATCTCAATGCGCTGGGCGCAAATCAGACGTTGTCACCGGCACAGCTGGATGAGCTTGAGACAAGAGGTTATGTGGTTATTCATGATGTTATCGACAAAGACTGGCTGGAAGATATGCGCGCCGCGTTTGATTCGCTGGTTGAAAAAGAGGGCGATAATCTGGCGGTGGAACATCATCAGGAAGCCACTGCGACCCGTATCGCAAACATGATCAACAAGGGAACGGTGTGGGAAAAAGCGTGGGCGCATCCGCTGATCCTTTCCGTGTGCCGCCATATCTTTGAGGGAGCGTTCAAAGTCTCCAGCCTGAATGGCCGGGAAGCATTGCACCACGGCGGGCATCAGCCCCTTCATGCCGACTGGAAAAAACCACGGCCGGATTTCCCTAAGGTGCATCTGGTGAACGCCATTATAGCGATTGACGATTTGAGCGCCGCTAACGGAGCGCCGCGCATTATTCCCGGTACGCATCACCGCCCGGAGCTGCCGGAGGACGTGCTGGCCGACTGCGGTTTGCCACATCCCGATGAGGTGGTGTTCGAAGCGCCTGCGGGCAGTGTAATGATTTACAACGCGCACGCCTGGCATGGCGGCACCAATAATAAAGCGGGGACCCGTCGACGCGTGCTGCACAGTTTGTATATCGACCGCGAGGATGTGCAGCAGCAGGATCAGCGCAAATGGCTGAAGCCTGAAACCGCCAGCCGCCTGACACCAGCGCAAAAATGGCTGCTCGACGTGCTCTGAATTCCATTTACTGTGAAGCCTGGCCCGACGGCCGGGCTTTTTTATTTTCGCAATTTGCGCGCGGTCACAGACTCCGGATCCTGCATAACATCGATGTTGTTACGGGTATGTTATGGTAAACAAAAATCTCCGGAGGCCACGATGCTGACAGACGTGATAGAGACACTTTTCCGCTCGGTTTTAGGCAGCGGGTCGCTGGCTATCCGGTTTCCGGATAACTCACAACCGCCGCCGGAGCTGGCCTGCGTGGTGAGTTTTCCGCGCATCGAATTTGTCGTCGAAGGCGAAGTGCATGACCGCAACGTCACGGCGGATAAAGGGCTGCTGAGGCAGGGCGATGCTATTTATATTCCGGGCGGGAAGTGGAATCTGACCGTCTGGGATAAACCTGCAGTGTTGCTGAGCATTCTTTTTAGTAAGGAAAAACTGGGTTTCAGCCTGCAATTCTGGGATGGAAAAGCGTTCACCGGCACCGACAAACAGAGCGTGCCGCGCCTTGGCCCGCGCGTCGGGTCATTTTTGCTTCAGGCAATGAATGAAGTTGTCTCAATTGCAGAAGATCAGCAAACCGCCCGCTGCGTGATGGCCGGTTTGCTTAGCCATTGTCTGGAACAGTTGTCCAACCGCGCGCAGGTGCTGACCCGCAGCGGCGCGCTGTTTGAGGTGGTGAAACGGTACATCGACGAAAACGCCTCCCTGCCGCTGACGCGTGAAAACGTCGCGAAGCGATTTCACATCACGCCTAATTATCTCTCTCATTTATTCAGAAAGTCCGGCGATATCGGCTTTAGCGAGTATCTCAATCACGTGCGTCTTGAACGCGCGAAATTGCTGCTCAAAGGTTATGAGCTGAAAATTAAAGAAGTCGCAACGCATTGCGGATTTGTCGACAGCAACTATTTCTGTCGTGTGTTTCGTAAAAGTACGGCACGATCCCCCTCGCAGTACCGCAGCCAGTGGCTGAGCCAGCTGCCATAG comes from the Enterobacteriaceae bacterium Kacie_13 genome and includes:
- a CDS encoding MsnO8 family LLM class oxidoreductase, which gives rise to MGYRLSLLEKSPLDDHEDAAGALRRTLELAQKAERWGYHRFWLAEHHNTDKLAISSPEIVIAWILAHTQRLRVGSGGVMLQHYSPFKVAENFNQLASLAPGRVDLGIGKAPGGLPLSTNALQYAVDPARKGDFAEQLRQLDDWLSVPVRGKGDDRLSATPQPPQTASRFLLGASEQSARLAASLGWSFVFAAHLNADERDISRALSAYSHDSNGKRALLAVPVIVAETAAKAASLVDNSQRYRVTGSDGQSVNVGSLEQAELYTRQSKAASHEIEERKSAVLHGTGEDVHRQLEALQAQYGIEEFVIDTPLAQPQARLRSLELLATTSVALA
- a CDS encoding helix-turn-helix domain-containing protein, with protein sequence MLTDVIETLFRSVLGSGSLAIRFPDNSQPPPELACVVSFPRIEFVVEGEVHDRNVTADKGLLRQGDAIYIPGGKWNLTVWDKPAVLLSILFSKEKLGFSLQFWDGKAFTGTDKQSVPRLGPRVGSFLLQAMNEVVSIAEDQQTARCVMAGLLSHCLEQLSNRAQVLTRSGALFEVVKRYIDENASLPLTRENVAKRFHITPNYLSHLFRKSGDIGFSEYLNHVRLERAKLLLKGYELKIKEVATHCGFVDSNYFCRVFRKSTARSPSQYRSQWLSQLP
- a CDS encoding phytanoyl-CoA dioxygenase, whose product is MNMTSEQYLNALGANQTLSPAQLDELETRGYVVIHDVIDKDWLEDMRAAFDSLVEKEGDNLAVEHHQEATATRIANMINKGTVWEKAWAHPLILSVCRHIFEGAFKVSSLNGREALHHGGHQPLHADWKKPRPDFPKVHLVNAIIAIDDLSAANGAPRIIPGTHHRPELPEDVLADCGLPHPDEVVFEAPAGSVMIYNAHAWHGGTNNKAGTRRRVLHSLYIDREDVQQQDQRKWLKPETASRLTPAQKWLLDVL
- a CDS encoding DUF1471 domain-containing protein; amino-acid sequence: MKKHHALLAVALTAFISSSAFSAQLLKKVDFEKVESQYTKVGSVTTSNKTSQSGAIEDLSKKADKKGGDVFVLTSGNTNNKIHGTADVYKKK